The DNA window GGGTTATATCGGTGGCAACAAGGTGAGCGAGATGTCGCTGACGGTCTATGGTGACACCATTGCCGATGGCCAGCACATCTCGTTGGCAGCCTTGGGGGCGGTCGATTTTATCCGCTTCGATATTCAGCCGGACGTCGAGCCGACCGGCTTTCCGCAGCTCGCATTTGACAACTTCACCGTCCTGGTCTGACGGGGGCAGAGAGAAGCGGCCGATAAAGCCGCTTCTCTGCAGAACAAGTTGACGCTGCCATCAAAGCTGCTAAAAAGCCGGCCTGTGAGTGATGGGCAGCAAATCGGCAGAAACCACCGATCCACCGGAAAGACCGAAACGGGATTTCTTCAGGCTTCCCAAATACTTGGAAGAGTGTCCGAGTGGTTTAAGGAACCGGTCTTGAAAACCGGCGTGCGGGAAACCGTACCGTGGGTTCGAATCCCACCTCTTCCGCCATCTGCGTTCATATGTGCGAACGACGGTTCAAGACTGTTTGACTCGCTTGATCGACCCTAAAACAACGTCAGATATGCTTCCCTGAATATCGATGTGATTTTTCTGCGACTACAACAGCCTCAATCGTGCTCAGGTAGATTTTTCGCATTTGCTCTGAGTTTTCGCCGAAAAGCAGTTCCAGCATATCATTACGAAAGATCGACGCTTGCGGGCGTAATACCGCGGGCATGATCATGGTCGCGGCGATGCAAGTCAGAAAGCATTTTTGATTCGCGGTCCTTAGTTCGATCGATACCGCGGTTACATCGTCTTGGTATGCGCTGTTCACTCATTGAAGGTACCTGCTCAACGGCGGGAACAAGCCACTGAGCGCTGTTTCGTCGCCACGATACCTGCTCGGAGCTGGGGCACCAGTAGCTGTTGCTCGAGGTCGGTCGTTTCAATTGAGTGCAACCAGTCCTATAATCGGCTGGTGAGGCCGAACCAATGGACCGCAAGCTTTCCGCCATCCTCGCTGCTGATGTCGTGGGCTATTCCGCGCTGATGGAGCGCGACGAGGCTGGCACATTCGAGCGCCTTCGTGCGGGACGCAAGGAACTGTTTGAGCCGGAGATTGCGCGCCATCACGGCCAGATTTTCAAGCTGATGGGCGACGGGATGCTCGCCGAATTTGGCAGCGTAGTGGACGCCGTGGAATGCGCCGTTTCGCTGCAGCGCGGGCTGGCGGAACGGAATGCCGCCGTCCCCGAGGACCAGCGGATCAGCGTGAGGATTGGGATCAATCTCGGCGAGGTGATCGTTGAGGGCGATGACCGGTATGGCGAGGGCGTCAATGTCGCGGCGAGGCTTCAGCAGTTGGCAGACCCGGGCGGCATCTGTGTTTCGGGAAAGGTCACCAGGGAGGTTGAGAAAAAGCTGGCTTTCGGGTTCGAGCCGATGGGCGAGCAGAAGGTAAAGAATATCGCCGAACCGGTACAGGCTTTCCGCGTCATCCTTGAGGGACAAGCCCGACGTCAATCAGCGCGGTCATCGCCTCAGCACTGGGTACGGGCAGCAGCAGCCGTGCCAGTCCTTCTTCTGGTTTTGGCCGGGACAGTCTGGCAATACTGGCCGACTGCGACAGTAAGCGGCAAGCCGTCCGTAGCGGTGCTGCCGTTCGACAACTATGGCGGTGACCAAGCGACCGGACGCCTCGCCGACGGCCTCGCTGAGGACATAATCACCGATCTGGCGGGGTTCCCTGAATTCCACGTGATCGCGCGTAACTCGACTGAACAATACAGGGACAAACCGGCCGTGCCGAGTGAGGTGGGTAAGGCGCTTGGCGCAGGATTTGTGGTCGAGGGATCCATCCAGCGTCAGTCTGACCGCGTTAGAATTACGGCGCAGCTCATCGATACTAAAACGGGCAAACATCTTTGGTCGCAGCGCTGGGACCGGCCGGACGAGGACTTGTTCGCAATCCAGATTGAAATTTCCGAGCAGATTTCGAACCGCCTTGGCGGCGGCGCAGGTTTGGTTCAGGAGGCGGGCCGCATCTCCGCCCACCGAAAGCCGCCCGAGAATCTCAACGCCTACGAACTTTATCTGCTCGGCACCGAAAAACTCGAGCAAGTCAATCAGGCGGATGTAGAGGAGGCCGTCAGGCTGCTCACCCGCGCGGTCGAACTGGACCCCGGCCTTGCCCGCGCTTGGGTCGAACTTAGCCATTCCCATGGTATCTTGATCGGTTTTGGCGTTGACGCCGAGAAGAACCGGGCTCTGTCTGCCGAGGCTGCCGAACGCGCCGTCCAGCTCGACCCGAGCGATGCTGAGGCGCATGCTGTCTTTGCCATGCATCTAGGTGACAAAGGCGAATTCGAACGCGCCAAGGCAGAGTTCGATACCGCACTGCGCCTCGCTCCCGGTCAGTTCGAAGTTCTGACTTTCTATATCGATTGGGCCTCGACCTTCGGCGAGCCTGAGCGCACCGCGCAACTGGTTGACAAGGCGCTCAGTCTCAACCCCGGTTTCCCGATGTGGAGTGCCAGGATTTTCAGTCATGCCTATTTCATGGCCGGCCGGTATGAAGATGCCCTGCGGATGCTGGATCGCTTGTCGCCGGAAAACTACGGAAGGAAACACTGGGTAATGCGTTCTGGCGCGCTTGCAGCTCTTGGCCGAACTGAAGAGGCGAAGGTCTCGGTAACGGACGCACTCGCGCGGTTTCCCGATTTGACCATCGAGGGATTTGTCAATATTCCCGGATTCAACGAAGCGGAGCGCCAGCGGTTGATCGAAACTATGCAGCTTGTCGGCTTTCCTGACTGCGCCAAAGCGGAAGAGCTCACAAAGCTAAAGAAGCCGCTGCGCCTGCCGGAGTGTGCTTCGCCATAACGGCATTGACGATCGGCCACGGATGACAAGCGTCTCGAGACGGGGCCTTCGTTTCACCGGCCGCGATGTGTCGCTCGTTCCGGTCGACGTTATCAGATGTGGCGTTCAAAGCCCGAGCGCAGGCGGCGGTGAAAACGGCGGCTCCGCCGTTTTCTGCGGCGGGATCAGTCGCGGCCTCTATTCGAGAACAACGACGGCTTCGACCTCGAACAGCATCGGATCGATTGCAAGTCTGGGAACGGGAACAAGGGTCTGCGCCGGAAGCTTGTCGCCGAACATGTCTTTGACATTCCTCGTCAGCACCTCGAGCTTGGACATATCGTGGTCAACCACGAAGACCGTCAGCTTGGCAACCTTGTCCGGCCTTGCGCCTAGGCCGTCGAGGGCGCTGCGCAAATTAACGTAGGCCTGCTTCACCTGAACGGCGAAGTCCGGCGACAAGGCTCCCATGCCGTCCTGGCCGCCCAGCCCGGAGATGAAGGCCAACCGGGCGCCGCTCGGTACAATCACCGCCGTGCTATAGCCATTCGGCGTCGGGTCGTAGAGGCTTTTTGGATTGACGATGGTCAGCTTGAGCTCACCCTCGTTTGCCGTCGTCGCATTGGGAATTCCCGCGGTCATGATGATCAGCCCTCCGATAAGCAGATGTTTGATTGCGTGTGACATGATGTTCTCTCGGCCGTGAGGACTGGAACGACCCTCGCCGCCTGTTGGATTGCGCTTCTTACTGTTCGGCAACAGATTGACTCGTACAACGTACGATTCCATTGCATCGTACGTTGTACGAGTCAAGCGACGAGGATCGACATCCGTCACTTCGTCGGCTTAAATCGATGTCCTGATCTCTAGGAAAGAAGCATGGTGGCCAAACGCGACGGCACTCAGGATAAACGCCCTCAACGGCAAGCTGCACCGGTCCCCTCCGTACAGGACCCGCCTCTATCGCTTGAACGGATCATCGCGACGGCGGTTGAACTGCTGGACGCTGAAGGCCTCGACGGATTGAAGATGCGTCGGCTGGCTGATCGTCTCGGCTCAGGCGCGATGAGCCTCTATTGGCACGTCGCCAACAAAGAGCAGGTTTTTGATCTCGCGCTCGACTCGGTGCTCGAATATCGAGGACCGTCGCAAATTAGCGACTCTCCGGACTGGCGCCAAGCAGTCTTTCATATGCTTGAAGACTGGCGCGCCAGCATGCTGCGCCATCCCTGGTCGGCGTCGCTGCTGCCCCGCCGGGCGCTGGGCCCGAATATCCTAGGTCGTCTGGAGCTGCTGGGCAGCATCTTATCCAGAGCTGGTGTCAATGAGGCGGATCTGAATGGCGCGATATGGTCGCTGTGGAACTATGTGATGGGCGCGACCATCACCCGCGCGAACTTCGACCTTTCGGACGAAGACATGCTCGCCGGGCAGCAGCGCCTTGCGCATCTTAGCCAAGAATACCCGACGATCGTGCGTGCTCGTCTGCTGTTGGATAATGACTGGGACGGCGTTTTCAGGAAAGGCCTGGACTTCCTGCTTGACGGGCTTGTTCCGAGACAATGAACAAGGGGGCTCAGCTCTCCAGTTGATCAGCACGCTCATTCAGGAGCTCGAGCAGATGACCTTTCACGATCTGAATCCGGGCCTCTCCCTCCCTCGCAGAGCGCTCAAGAATCTTCAGTGACGTTTCTGCCTGCTCGGCCGGTCTCTTATGGCTCTGGCCGGACTGGTTCAGTTCATATCTGTCGAAGTTGCGCCGAAACAGCGTCGAGCCCAACCCCTGCTCGAGGGCCTCTATCCGGCGCGAGACCATCGACGTGCTTACGCCAGCCGGTGTGCTGCAGCGCCCAGCGATCTCAGCTCCGCGACGGCGAGAAAAAACTTACAGATCATTCCAGTCCATTCAGCCTTTCCGTTTTTGGAAAAAGAGCTTGCCGAAATCGGCAATCGCTTATTGCGCCTGATTTGATATCGTCAGCGAGGTAAGGACAAGAGAATCGCTTCAGCGAGCGCTGGCGCGCCGCTCTTAGTCTTTCCAGATTGTTAGGCTGGAAAGCGCGGGCGATCCAATAAGTGCGAGGCTCTTCATGATCGTTCAAGCTTGCATCAACGGCGCGCGGCGGAGCGATTTCCACCCGCTCATTCCGCTGACTATCGATGCCATGATACGTGAAGCCACGGCTTCGGTCGCGGCAGGCGCTGCCGAGATTCATGTTCATCCGCGTGGAGCCGATGGGAAGGAAAGTCTCGCCGCCGTCGACGATACGGTCGCAGCGATCCGCCGAGTCTGCCCGGGAACGCTGATCGGCGTGTCCACCGGCGCCTGGATCGAAGGCGACCCCAAGCGAACACGCCATGCCATCGGCCAATGGCGTGTCTTGCCGGATTATGCCTCCGTGAACCTGTCTGAAGCCGACGCTCCCGTTGTCATGCAGCTGCTTCGCCAAAAAGGTGTCGGGATCGAGGTCGGTCTGGCGTCGGTCGCCGATGCGGAACGCTATGTCAGCCTCGATAATCATGAGCGGGTCTTTCGCGTGCTCGTCGAGCTCGATGACGAACAAGATCTGCAGCGCGCCTGTCACATCAGGGATGGTATTATCGAGGTGCTCGAACGCCGCCGCCTCCTGAGGCCTGTTCTTCTCCACGGATTCGAGAACACCGTCTGGCCGTTCGTCAGATCGGCGCGCGAGCGGGGCTATTCGACCCGTGTCGGCCTCGAGGATGGGAAGCACCTGCCGGACGGGACGATTGCCGGCGACAATGCCGCGCTCGTCGCCGCGGCCGTTACGATCTTTCGCGGCTAAAGCACATGTCTCTTAGCTGTCTGCGGCGGTCTCGCGGAAATGCGGAGGACTAACTCTTTGGCGTGACAAGCGAATCCGAAGATCGGACCCTTCAAGCCGGCTGATCCGACTGGCGTGGATGTTGTCTATGATTTTGTCGGCGCCGACACCTTTGCCACATCGCTGGATTGCCTGCGCCCGCGCGGCACGCTTGTCAGCTTCGGGGAGGCCTCCAGTCCGATTCCGGGCCACGAAAGAAGGCGCAATATCCGTTCATGACAACATCGAGTAGATCAGCGCACCAACGGAACCCCAGAAAATTACCGGCGTCAGTATCATCCCCATAACGAAGATCTTGGTCACCGTTAAACCTCCGCAAATCTGTCCCGGCCCGAAAATCTATTGCAGCGATCGAGGCTTTGGTATCGGCCCGAAGTCCGGGGCGGATCGGACCTTGGTCTCATTCCTGCTCAGCGGCGCGATCTCAATGCGCCACCGCCGACTTCACTTCTGCAACCTGTCGGCGACTCTCCCGCGGCGGTAAGTTACGGCCGCGATGGCGAGTGCTGCCGCGATCAACATGGCTGCGACCGCAAAAGCGATCTGCATGCCCCAGTGAAGGGCCTCGGGGCGTGCTACAGTGATATCCGATGTTCCCGACGCTCGCGCGAATATCGCGCCCATGACCGAGGCGCCGGTAATCAGACCGAGATTGCGCGACAGGTTGAGCGCGCCGGAGATGACGCCGCGCTGGTCAGGGGCGACATCGGCCATGACGGCGGTGTTGTTGGACGCCTGGAACAGCTGATAGCCGGGCGTCAGGATGGCGATGGCGGCGATGTAGCCAGCGATTCCGGGAAGCACGGCAAGCGCGATGGCGCCGGCAGCCATGGCAAAGAGGCCTGCAGCGATCACGAATGGCGCTCCCAGACGATCGACCAGGCGGCCGGCGGGAATTCCGCCGAAGATGGAGATGACGGGGCCGATCGACATGACGGCTCCAACGCCGGCCTCGCTGAGTCCGAGCGCACGCGAGAGATAAAATGGGCTGACCACCAGCGTCGCCATCATCACCGTCGAGATGAGAGCGTTCATCGCCAGACTGGCGCTCAGCACCGGATTGCGGAAAACCGCCAGCCGGATCAACGGCGACGCGGCTTTCGACTCGGCGAAGGCGAAGAGACCGGCCGCGAGAAAGGCGGCCGCCAGCAGGGCCAGATTCAGCAATCCAAAGCTGCCCCGCCCAATCGTCATCGCCAGCGCATAGGCCGAAAGCGCCAAGGCAAGCAGCAAGGTTCCTGCCATGTCGAAACCGGCGCGCTCCGCTTTCCCAATGTTGTCGTCGGCAGGCAGAAAACAATAGGCGAGAGTGAAGGCGACGGTGCCGAGCGGCACGTTGACAAGAAAGATGGCCGGCCAGCCGAACCCGGCGATCAGAGCGCCGCCGAGCGAAGGGCCGAGAGCGGTACCAATCGCCGACATGGTTGCGAGCAGCCCCATGGCGCTGCCGGTTCTCGCCTTCGGCACCGTTTCGCCGACAAAAGCCATTGCGAGGACCATCATCATGGCCGCGCCGAGACCCTGCAGCGCACGTGCGGTGGTCATCAGCCAGAGCGCCGGCGCAAGCCCGCTGAGGACGGAGGCCAGCGTAAAGAGCAGGATGCCGATGAGCAGAAGCCGTCTGCGGCCGGTCATGTCGCCAAGCCGTCCGACGCTGACGGTCAGGGTGGTGATAGCGAGGAGATAGGCGAGAACGATCCATTGCACGTCCTGGAACGAGCCGTCGAATGCCCGCGCAAGTGCCGGCAGGCCAACATTGGCGATGCTGGTGCCGAGCGATGGCAGCAGCATCGAGAGGCAAAGGCTGGCGAGCACCCAGCGGACGGAACAGCGGCTTTCGGCGAGTGCCTCGCCCTGCTCTGCAATGATCGGTTTCAACAGGATCTCCTTGTTCACGCTCCAACGGAGCCGTCGAACCCTAATCCTGCCTCTGGCATGGCGGAACATGCAGCATTTGCACTTCATCCATGCATAAGACGCCACATCACCGGAAAATCGTGTTATACCGCATGCATGTCGCCCCCTGACCTCAACCTGCTTGTCACCCTCGATGTCTTGCTCGCTGAAGGCAGTGTCGCCCGTGCGGCCGAGAGGCTGAGGCTCAGCCCATCGGCAATGAGCCGGGCGCTGGCGCGATTGCGCGAGGCCACGGGCGATCCGCTGCTGGTGCGTGCCGGGCGCGGCCTGGTTCCGACACCTCGGGCGCTGGAGCTGCGCGAGCGGGTCGGCCGCATCGTCGAGGATGGTCGGGCAGTCCTGCGTCCTGCCGCAGCGCTTGATCTCGGCCGCCTCGTTCGGACATTCACGCTGCGCGCCAGCGAGGGTTTCGCCGAGAGTTTCGGCCCCGGCCTCATCACTCGCCTCGGCCCGCAAGCCCCTGGTGTGCGGCTGCGCTTCGTCCAGAAACTGGACAAGGACAGTGCGCCGTTGCGTGACGGAAGCGTTGATCTGGAAGTCGGTGTCGTCGGTGAGACGATGGGACCTGAGGTGCGGGCGCAGGCCTTGTTCCGCGACCGCTTCATCGGCGTCGTGCGCACCGGCCATCCGCTTTGCCTGAATGAGATCACGCCGTCCCGTTACGCGGCCGCAGGCCACATCGCTGTCTCGCGGCGCGGACTCGACAGAGGAGCGATCGACGACGCCCTGGATGTGCTCGGGCTGGAACGGCAGATCGCCACCATCGTCGGCGGTTTTGCCACAGCGCTGGCGCTCGCCCGCGCCTCGGACCTAGTCGCGAGCGTGCCTGAACTGCACACGGCAGCCTTGCGGGCGGGAATGCACAGTTTCCCCCTTCCCGTTCCGACGCCGGAGCTCACGGTTTCATTGCTTTGGCACCCGAGGATGGATGCCGATCCCGCACATCGCTGGCTTCGCAGCTGCGTTCGTGAGGTCTGCGCAGCCACGGATTGGAGAGCCCCGGAGACTGAGGATCGGACGGGACGGTCCCAGGCCGGTGATTGACTATCCCGCCTCGCCGTGATTTCCCTCGCGCATCATCAAGCGGGGACATCATGGCAGAGGACGTAATTGTAAAGGACAGCAACGGAAGCCAGCTCCACGATGGCGATTCCGTTACGTTGATCAAAGACCTCAAGGTCAAAGGCACCTCGGAGACGCTGAAGCGGGGAACCCTGGTGAAAGGCATTCGCCTGACCGACAATCCCGGCGAGATCGAGTGCAACACCAAGCAGGTCAAAGGTCTTGTGCTGAAAACGGAATTCCTCAAGAAGGCATAGGATCTGCCCGGGGCGGTCCGTTCTTCCCTCAGGGTCTCTTACGGCACTTCTTCAGTGATCACCTCGAAGCGGGAAAGCCTCGCCGGACCGAAAGCCGTCGACATCGCGACGTCCGTGGCATCCCGGCCCGTCGCCATCAGAATTCTGCCGATGCGCGGAGTGTTGTGGCGGGCATCCGCCGTATGCCAATGACCGCCGAGAAAAACCTCGAACCAGGCGCTGAAATCCATTGGATTGGGATCGGCCGGAACGCCGATATCGCCGAGATAGCCCGTGCAATATCGGGCGGGAATATTCATGCATCGACAAAGTGCGATGGCGAGATGGGCGAAGTCGCGGCAGACGCCGCTCTTGTCGGTGAAGCCGCCATGCGCGGTTCTGAGAACGTCGGCCTTCTGATAATCGAACGTGATGTGGTTATGCACGAAATCGCAGATCGCCTGCACACGCGCCCAGCCGAGCGGCGTCGATGAGAAGGTCGCCCAGGCGAAATCCGAGAGCCTGTCTATGTCGCAGTAGCGGCTGCCGAGCAGGAAGACCAGCACCTCGTCGGGCAGATCCTTGATCGCGTGCTGCACCGCCTGGACGGGAACGATGTCGGCCTGCCCCGTGTCGTAGATTTCGAACTCGGTGGAAATCGTCGTCAGCCCCGGCGGAGCGACAATCCGGCTGCAGGCATTGCCGAACCCATCGGTATATTCCCATGCCTCGACCGGCCGGTCGAATGTCAGGACCTGCTCGCTCAGGAGATCGGCGCGCCTGGAGGGGTGAATGTTGAGGACCAGCAGCATCGGCGTCGGCTGTATGCATTCATAGCCCAGATGAAACCCGGCGCGTATCTTCATTACGGTTTCCTCGTCCCTCCCCGCTTAGGTGGAGGTGAGTATGGAACGTTGATCGCGCTGCCTCGGTTCCCGCGACCGCGCACCCGTAACCCCGCACCTCGTCGGGCAATCCAGCATTGCCCCGGGCAATCCGGTATTGCCCCGAGGTAATGCACCATCACCCCTCGGTAAGCCACGACTGCCGCGTGGTCACATTGACCTGCACCGTCAGGCCCTCGAAATCCGAGCTATTCCCGTCATAACTGCCGCTCAAGGGAATTGCCTGGCGCGGGTCGCGGGCAACGGCCACGCGAATGAGATCTCGGTTGCCGACGATGCCGTTGGTCGGATCGAACTCGGCCCAGCCGGCCCCTGGTAGATAGATCTGGCACCAGGCATGCGTGGAGCCGCCGCCGAGTACGGTGGAGCCATCCCGGTCAGGGACGTAGACATAGCCGGTGACGAATCGCGCCGCGAGACCGAGCGAGCGTGCCGCCTCCATCATCAGAAGTGCGAAATCCCGGCAAGTGCCGGAGCGAAGTTGTAAGGTCTGCAGCGGCGTCTGCGTTCCATGTTCATGGCGACGTGCAT is part of the Rhizobium bangladeshense genome and encodes:
- a CDS encoding 3-keto-5-aminohexanoate cleavage protein, translating into MIVQACINGARRSDFHPLIPLTIDAMIREATASVAAGAAEIHVHPRGADGKESLAAVDDTVAAIRRVCPGTLIGVSTGAWIEGDPKRTRHAIGQWRVLPDYASVNLSEADAPVVMQLLRQKGVGIEVGLASVADAERYVSLDNHERVFRVLVELDDEQDLQRACHIRDGIIEVLERRRLLRPVLLHGFENTVWPFVRSARERGYSTRVGLEDGKHLPDGTIAGDNAALVAAAVTIFRG
- a CDS encoding adenylate/guanylate cyclase domain-containing protein — translated: MDRKLSAILAADVVGYSALMERDEAGTFERLRAGRKELFEPEIARHHGQIFKLMGDGMLAEFGSVVDAVECAVSLQRGLAERNAAVPEDQRISVRIGINLGEVIVEGDDRYGEGVNVAARLQQLADPGGICVSGKVTREVEKKLAFGFEPMGEQKVKNIAEPVQAFRVILEGQARRQSARSSPQHWVRAAAAVPVLLLVLAGTVWQYWPTATVSGKPSVAVLPFDNYGGDQATGRLADGLAEDIITDLAGFPEFHVIARNSTEQYRDKPAVPSEVGKALGAGFVVEGSIQRQSDRVRITAQLIDTKTGKHLWSQRWDRPDEDLFAIQIEISEQISNRLGGGAGLVQEAGRISAHRKPPENLNAYELYLLGTEKLEQVNQADVEEAVRLLTRAVELDPGLARAWVELSHSHGILIGFGVDAEKNRALSAEAAERAVQLDPSDAEAHAVFAMHLGDKGEFERAKAEFDTALRLAPGQFEVLTFYIDWASTFGEPERTAQLVDKALSLNPGFPMWSARIFSHAYFMAGRYEDALRMLDRLSPENYGRKHWVMRSGALAALGRTEEAKVSVTDALARFPDLTIEGFVNIPGFNEAERQRLIETMQLVGFPDCAKAEELTKLKKPLRLPECASP
- a CDS encoding transglutaminase-like domain-containing protein, translated to MKIRAGFHLGYECIQPTPMLLVLNIHPSRRADLLSEQVLTFDRPVEAWEYTDGFGNACSRIVAPPGLTTISTEFEIYDTGQADIVPVQAVQHAIKDLPDEVLVFLLGSRYCDIDRLSDFAWATFSSTPLGWARVQAICDFVHNHITFDYQKADVLRTAHGGFTDKSGVCRDFAHLAIALCRCMNIPARYCTGYLGDIGVPADPNPMDFSAWFEVFLGGHWHTADARHNTPRIGRILMATGRDATDVAMSTAFGPARLSRFEVITEEVP
- a CDS encoding RidA family protein, which gives rise to MSHAIKHLLIGGLIIMTAGIPNATTANEGELKLTIVNPKSLYDPTPNGYSTAVIVPSGARLAFISGLGGQDGMGALSPDFAVQVKQAYVNLRSALDGLGARPDKVAKLTVFVVDHDMSKLEVLTRNVKDMFGDKLPAQTLVPVPRLAIDPMLFEVEAVVVLE
- a CDS encoding LysR family transcriptional regulator; translated protein: MSPPDLNLLVTLDVLLAEGSVARAAERLRLSPSAMSRALARLREATGDPLLVRAGRGLVPTPRALELRERVGRIVEDGRAVLRPAAALDLGRLVRTFTLRASEGFAESFGPGLITRLGPQAPGVRLRFVQKLDKDSAPLRDGSVDLEVGVVGETMGPEVRAQALFRDRFIGVVRTGHPLCLNEITPSRYAAAGHIAVSRRGLDRGAIDDALDVLGLERQIATIVGGFATALALARASDLVASVPELHTAALRAGMHSFPLPVPTPELTVSLLWHPRMDADPAHRWLRSCVREVCAATDWRAPETEDRTGRSQAGD
- a CDS encoding MFS transporter, producing MKPIIAEQGEALAESRCSVRWVLASLCLSMLLPSLGTSIANVGLPALARAFDGSFQDVQWIVLAYLLAITTLTVSVGRLGDMTGRRRLLLIGILLFTLASVLSGLAPALWLMTTARALQGLGAAMMMVLAMAFVGETVPKARTGSAMGLLATMSAIGTALGPSLGGALIAGFGWPAIFLVNVPLGTVAFTLAYCFLPADDNIGKAERAGFDMAGTLLLALALSAYALAMTIGRGSFGLLNLALLAAAFLAAGLFAFAESKAASPLIRLAVFRNPVLSASLAMNALISTVMMATLVVSPFYLSRALGLSEAGVGAVMSIGPVISIFGGIPAGRLVDRLGAPFVIAAGLFAMAAGAIALAVLPGIAGYIAAIAILTPGYQLFQASNNTAVMADVAPDQRGVISGALNLSRNLGLITGASVMGAIFARASGTSDITVARPEALHWGMQIAFAVAAMLIAAALAIAAVTYRRGRVADRLQK
- a CDS encoding TetR/AcrR family transcriptional regulator, which produces MVAKRDGTQDKRPQRQAAPVPSVQDPPLSLERIIATAVELLDAEGLDGLKMRRLADRLGSGAMSLYWHVANKEQVFDLALDSVLEYRGPSQISDSPDWRQAVFHMLEDWRASMLRHPWSASLLPRRALGPNILGRLELLGSILSRAGVNEADLNGAIWSLWNYVMGATITRANFDLSDEDMLAGQQRLAHLSQEYPTIVRARLLLDNDWDGVFRKGLDFLLDGLVPRQ
- a CDS encoding alkylphosphonate utilization protein, which gives rise to MAEDVIVKDSNGSQLHDGDSVTLIKDLKVKGTSETLKRGTLVKGIRLTDNPGEIECNTKQVKGLVLKTEFLKKA